The following nucleotide sequence is from Photobacterium gaetbulicola Gung47.
TCTCGGCCATCTCTTCAGAGAAATCCAGCGCCGCATCCACACCGCCAACACCGACAAATCGTGTTACGCCAGGCGCGGCGACCATCGCAGCCCCGCCGACACCATACGTTTCGGTAATGGCACTGTCGCCAACATCCGTATTCGCCTGCTCTTGGGAATAGCCGGTAAAATACAATCCTTCAGGGGTATTCACTGGCGCAGTAAACCACTGGTCCCCCATGCCGCTGACACGAATACCAAAGTCCTTACCGTTGCGGGTCATCGCAGTCACAATGGTGCCCGCTTTGATAGTGGCCCCGGCGTCCATCGCACACTTACAAAATGCCATCGCCAAGTTGAGGAAAAACTGATCGGTAATGCTCAGGAAATCAAACACTCTTTTCAACACATCCTTGCTGGCATCCACTGCCGCTATGCTCGGCGCTAGCGTACGGAGTAACAATGAAGAGGTCGCAATGTTACGCTGGTGGAATTCATCCCCCATGGTGATCCCCTGTGCCATAATGGCTCCTAGATCAACACCGCCCTCGGTATTTGCCAGCGCATCCTTGAGCACAGGCATCAGCTCTTCACGCATCCAGTGCAGACGCTGCTGGACTTCGTCACCGTAAGCGCCAAAGCGCATTACTTTGCCGATCCCTTCATTCAGGTTGCAGTAGGCAAAGTTACCATCGGCTTTGTTTTCAACCACAATGACCGGCATGTTGGCCGAGGTGATCCCGCCCATTGGCCCTACGGCGTTATGGTGATGACACGGACTGAATTGCACCTCCCCCCCGGCAAGCATCGCCATTGCATCGGTGTCGGATGTCGCCCATCCCTCGTATAGGCAAGCACTGACACAGGCCCCCTGCATCGGCCCGGTCATCTCTTCCCATTTGATCTGCGGGCCGGCATGGAGCAGGTGCTTACCTTCTGCCAACCATGGGATAACTTCGCCGGCAGAGGTAACATCCACCCAAAATGGGCGCGCAGATTTTACTTTTTCCAAAACGGCTGCGTTGGCTTCACTAATTGATGAATACATATCTTTAATTCCCTATTGCATTTGCTTTAATAGACTGGCCAATTTTGCGTTCCCGCCTGCGATGGGGGCCCACTGGTAATGCACGACTGGCGTCGCGGCAGACTGCAAATCGTCGGCAAAACTGCGCAGTCCTACATTCACTACCCTGATCCCATCGAGCAAAGCGGGTCGCTCTTCAACCGCCTTTGTTCCTTGTTGTTCAATCAGAGCCTCTGACAGCAGCACCGCTTCTTCCAAGGTATTCACCACAGCCACACCGGCCTCAACCAAGGTTTCGATTTGCTGCGAGCGCTGCTGCGGATCCGCCTCTGTTCCTGTTACCGTCGCGATGACGTGCAGCGGGCTTTGGCGCTTCGATTTTGCGCTTTCAACTGCCTCCACCAGCGCTGCCGCCGGATCCGCTGTTGCGCCATAGCCGATAACGACATCGAGCAATAGCACCCCAACCTGCTCATCGACTGCGCGTTTTTCAATTTCGAGGGTACGTGTGGTTGGATCAATCATCGGGTGAGGGCGACCGACGGTATAGTGATCATCACCGAGGTCGATAATGAGGTGGCCGCCATCATTGAGCATAACGCCCTGGTCATGGGCATCATCGACAGCCAAGCCAAGTTGCTCCGCGGTAAGCATCGCGGCCTCGGCAGCCAGAGTCCCGCCCGTGTATAGGCCGAGGATTTTCTTCCCAGCCGTTTTATTACAACCAGGCACATACTGGCGGACATTGGCCAGCATCGCGGCAAGCCTGCCGGCTTCGGCAAGGCTGTTGGCAAAAAAGACATTGCCATCACGCGCCTTTTCACGGCGGGTACCGAGGAACAGCGCCACCACCGGCTTGCTCATCGCTTTCATGGCTTGGATGACCGCTTGTTCAACTTCTGGAGCTGGCGGTTTGGAGACAAAAGCGACAACCTCGGTTTCCTGATCGTTATCCATCATCGCAAGCGCACTCAAGGCACTGGCACCACCGACGTCTGCCGATAAATCACGGCCCCCCAAGCCGAGCGCATGGGTAATACCTTGGCCTGCCAGGCAAACCTGGGACGCCAGTTCCTGAATCCCGGTACCGGAAGCCCCGACAATACTGATCGGCCCTTTCGGCAACACGTTGGCAAAAGCCAGCGGCGCCCCCGCAACCATAGCGGTACCGCAGTCAGGCCCCATCACCAACAACCCCTTTGCAGCAGCTTTTCTCTTTAGCGCGACCTCTGACTCAAGCGGGACATTGTCTGAAAACATCATCACATTCAGATCATTGTCCAGAGCCTCATCAGCCAAGTCGGCGGCATAATCACCCGCCACAGAAATTAATGCCAAATTGGCCTCGGGCTGCTTTGCCAATGCCGTTTGCCAGCGGCGGACGACATCCAACCTCTGCCCGCCGGCGGATGCCTGTGCGATGGATGCCAGTGCGCTATCGAGCTGAGCTGCAATCTCATCGGACACATCGCCGCTTTCAGCATTGGGGTGAATCGCCACACAAATATCATTGGGTGTGGCTTCGTCGAACAGTGGATGCCATAGGCCTGTGGACTCCAGCAGAGATTTGTTTGCCGGAGTGCCCATCATGACAGACACCTCCTCAACATTATCACCATTACTCAATTGCCTTGATATCAGCATCAGGCTCACCGAGTCCTGAAAACAACCTTTTTTTAAAAATGCCTGGATCATGTATGGCCACCTTTCTCATCCCAAAATAAATAACGTTGAAAATTTTATTTTTCTTCAGCGTGATTCCCTGTATTTAGCTAGAGGTTAAGGCAGTCATGGAATTAAAATATTGAGCAATATCACACACAATATATTGTTATAATATTTTCAAAAATAGACTGACTATCGTTCAATCATTATTTATGACACTGGATATAAGAACCTCGACTATTAAAATCTTTTATCAAATCAAGCAATCATTTTAAAAAATATTTTTTTACATTTATATTTGTAACGCATATTAAAATATCGACGTAGATCATTTTTTTTAAGTAATATTCTTTTATAAGATGTTGTGAGTCTCATTCATTTTCAAGGACGCACATGCTAGACAGGGAAACAATCCGATCTTTTATGAAAGTAGCTGAATATGCTAATTTCTCCAAAGCGGCAGAAGTACTGCATAAGACACCTGCCGCTATCAGCTATCGAATAAAGGTGTTAGAAGATGCTGTAGATACCCAGCTTTTTATCCGTACCACACGCAGCGTGCACCTTACCGAAGCGGGTGAGCACCTACTTAGCCAATGTCAGAAGTGGCTCGACTGGATGGAAAGCATGCCGGATGAGCTACGCCAGATAGCCGACGGTATTGAGCGAAATATTAATATAGTCATCAATAATTTACTATTCGACCAACATGCCGTCTCCCAGCTCATTCTGGCATTGCATGAGGCCTTTCCGTTTACCCAAATCAATATCTCCAGCGCGGTATACATGGGGGTATGGGATGACTTATTAAACAACGATTACCACTTGGCTATTGGCGTACCAGGGCTCGATACTATCGATAACACGGTAAAGTTAAGCCCTTTGGGTAAAATGAGCTGGACCTTTACACTGACCCCCAAGCACCCGCTTGCAACCCTCAACGCTCCGCTCAAAGAGTCCCAGCTCAGGCACCACCCTGCGATTAACATTGAAGATACCTCCCAACACATCAACAAACGCACGGCCTGGCTGTTGCGGGATCAAAAAGAGATTAAAGTGCCTGACCTGTCGACCAAAGTCGCCTGCCATATCAATGGAGCGGGTATAGGTTTCCTACCCAAAAACCTAGCTAATCCACTGATTAATGAGGGGTTACTGATTGAAAAAGAAGTGCAGTGGAGCCGTGCTCCGTCTCCACTTTCTATTGGCTGGCGCCAGGACTCTACCGGGGAAGTGACCCAGTGGATTATAGAATTATTCAAAAAAAACGATCCTATAATCCAAGGTTTTTTAAAGAATATCGACCAGTTACACCACTAAAGACGCATCGGGGACAACGGTACAAGCCGGTCTTACACAGGTCCCCTTTTCACCTACCAGAATTTGTTCCACATCCTGAAGGGCACCAATGAATGCAATCTGGCCCGTCCGCTCTACGAACTGAATCACCGCCTCAGCCTTTGGCCCCATAGCACCGTCAGGAGCGGCAAAAGGACGCATCTGACTAACCGTCACATCCCGGAGTGCCCGTTGGTTAGGCGTTCCCCAGTCTTGATAAACCGCATCGGCATCCGTCAGGATCATCAGGTAATCCGCACCGATTTGTTCTGCCAGCATTGCGGCCACCGAATCTTTATCAATCACGGCTTCCACACCTTTATAACCCACTTGCTGCTGAACCACTGGCATCCCACCACCGCCGCAGCACACCACGGTTTTTCCTTGGTCCAATAAACTGACAATAGTACTTGCTTCAAGCACTTGTACGGGTTTTGGTGACGCAACGACGCGGCGGATATATTGGCCGTCTGGTTTCATCTGCCAACCATATTGCGCTTCGAGCTCAGCCTTGTCCTGCGGCGAATAGACCGGGCCAATGTACTTTGTCGGCAGGGCGAAAGCGGGATCGGAAGCCGACACTTCAACCCGAGTCAGCAAGCAAGACACCTCGTTCATCCCCTGCTCTGTCAGGGCCTGCACCAGCATATAGCCCAGCATCCCCTGGGTCTGCGCCACCAAGTTATCAAGCGGATAGGCCGGCACTTCACTGTAGGCCGAGTTTTGCAACGCCAGCAACCCCACCTGCGGACCGTTGCCGTGCACTATGGTCACGTCATAATCTTGATCCAACTGCTTGATCAGCTCTGCCGCCTTGTTGATATTCCGTTGCTGATTGGCAGCAGATAAGACTTCACCCCGTTTGAGCATAGCGTTGCCACCCAGGGCAATAACAATTCTCTTCTTGTTCATCACACACCTTTTTTATATTTGATCTTTGTTATGCAAAATAAAAAAATTTATTATTTTGCGTATTTTTAAAATATTAACGACTCGTTTTTATGTCTAGATCAGCAACGGGATTTATCTGTTTATCAAACATTTTTATTTAATGTTGCTGCCAACATAAAATTAAACCTTTAAGTAAAAATTGAGATACTCAGATCACACTTTTATTATTTCAATTAGATAATATTTATTCACCAACACAGCTTCTGGTAATAGGGCCCATAAAACTTCCTTCAGGGCCCGTTTTTTTAGGTGACATATTCGAGGTATAAGATGGGATACTTAAACAACAATACAGGATACATTAATGATCTGCTGGCAACCCGGGCCGTAATTAAAAAAAACAACTTTGCCATTCTTCCACCAGATGGTCTGGTAAAAAATGTCCTGCCGGGGTTTGAAAATTGCGACCTGACTATCCTGTCATCTCCACAACTAGGCGCCAGCTTTGTCGATTATCTGGTTACCCTTCATGACGGCGGTAACAACCGCTGTGGGTTTGGCGGCGAGGAAGTCGAAACTTTCTTCTATGTCATCTCGGGCCAAGTTTGTGTCGAGGCCGATGGCCAACGCCATACCCTCACAACGGGGGGGTATATCTATTGCCCGCCAGGCACACTGCTGTTTATGGAAAATGCCAACCAGGGCGAGGATAGCCAGGCATTCCTCTACAAGCGCAAGTATCAAGCTATCGCCGGCTACCAGCCCCATTTGCTGGTCAACCACCGCGATAACCTAGAGAAGGTCCACTACGAGGGGATGGAGGATGTCATTGTTGAAGATCTGCTGCCGAAAGATCTCGGCTTCGACATGAACTTCCATGTTCTGACCTTTGCACCCGGTGCCTGTCATGGCTATATCGAAACCCATGTCCAGGAGCACGGCGCGTATATCCTGAGCGGTGAAGGTGTCTACAACCTAGACAACAACTGGATCCCGGTTAAGAAGGGGGATTACCTGTTCATGGCAGCATACGTTCCCCAAGCCTGCTACGCTACAGGCCGCGGAGAACCTCTCAGCTACATTTATTCCAAAGACTGCAACCGAGATATTCCATTGTAATTTTCACTAATGCCAATTTAGTCATATCGCCTTTGGAAGCGTCAGTTTAATCTTTCGCTTCCTTTTTTTAATCGGAATTTGATTTTCAAAAGTTTTTATAAAAAAACCAGACTTCCACCTATATCAATGAAATCCTAGCCCCAATCCCGATATCCTCATGCTAAGTGCTGCCATTCCGTGCCCAGGAAATCAAAACATTCAATAGGTCACAGCAGAAAGCCGACAAAATAAGATCAAGGAGCCCACAATCAATGACGATTAACAATGCACTGTTTGAAACCCTCAATCCCCCCCAGCGCCTGCTGATGGGGCCAGGCCCGATCAATGCGTACCCTCGCGTCCATCAGGCTTTGTCAAACCAGCTCATAGGTCAGTATGACCCGGTGATGACCGAGTATATGCGCCAAACCCAGGTACTTTACCGCCAGGTATTTCATACCCAAAACCCGGAAACCCTGCTAATTGACGGTACCGCAAGAGCGGGAATAGAAGCCGTCTTGGTGTCGATTCTTCAGCCTGGCGACAAGGTATTAATCCCTGTCATTGGCCGCTTTGGCCACCTGTTGTGTGAAATTGCCCAGCGCACCGGTGCCGAGATCACCACCATTGATGTGGAATGGGGCAAGGTCTGTGATCCGCAGCAGATCGAGGACGCCATCAAACAGGTCAAGCCGAAGTTGCTGGCGACGGTTCAGGGAGACACATCAACCACAATGAACCAGCCACTGGCCGAAATCGGGGAAATCTGCCAGCGTCACGATGTCCTTTTTTACTGCGACGCCACCGCCTCTGTGGCCGGTAACGAACTGCTGGTCGACGATTGGCACCTTGACGCCGTGTCGGTGGGTCTTCAAAAGTGCTTGGGAGGCCCTTCCGGCAGTGCACCTCTGACGCTCAGTCCAAAATTTGTCGAGCAGATCAATCGTCGCAAGCACATCGAGAAGGGCATCCGCGACCCGCACCATACCGATGGTATCGAAGCGATGATCCAATCGAACTACTTCGACTTGCCAATGATCCTCGACTACTGGGGAGAGGAAAGACTCAACCACCATACCGAAGCAACATCGATGCTGTACGCCGCCCGCGAATGTGCGCGACTGTTTCTTGAGGAAGGGCCGGCAAAAGTCATTGCCCGCCACAAGCAAGCGGGCGATGCCATGGCGGCCGGCCTGCAGGCTATGGGCCTGAGGCTGTTTGGCGACCAAGACTACAAGATGAATAATGTGGTGGGCGTATACATCCCAGATTTGGTCGATGGCGAAAAAGTACGCCAAGAATTGCTGACCCGGTTTGGGATTGAAATCGGGACATCGTTTGGCCCGCTCAAAGGCAGGATATGGCGTATCGGGACAATGGGCTATAACGCCCGCCAAGAGGCTGTCCTCCATACCCTGGCCGCGCTAGAAGCAGTATTGTTTAAACACCGGGCCCAAATACAGCTCGGCACAGCTGTCGCGGCAGCGATGGAGTATTACTGATTATTGGCGGTACACCGGGGCGCTGATCACAAGGTGCCACCCGAGGGTGGCACGCATTGTTTTACTCTTTGATCGTCACTTTCTCGATGATAATGTCATCGAGCGGCACATCTTCATGGCCGAAACGGGTCATGGTCAGCGCTTTACCAATGTTGTTCACCACCATCATGCCGCCTGTGACTTTACCGAACACCGCATAACCCCAGCCTTGGTTGGTGGTAGCAGTGAAATCAAGAAAGTCGTTGTCTTCCAGGTTGATGAAAAACTGCGATGTCGCCGAATGTGGCGCATCGGTACGAGCCATTGCAATCGTGCCCGCTTTGTTTTTCAGGCCGCGGTTGGCTTCGTTGACAATCGGGTCACGGGTCAGCTTTTCCTTCATTCCCGGCTCGTGGCCACCGCCTTGGATCATAAAACCGTCAATCACACGGTGGAAAATCGTTCCTTCGTAAAAGCCGTCTTTGCAGTATTGCAGAAAGTTCTTCGAGCTGACCGGAGCCTTGTCGAAATCCAGTTCGATTTCGATATCACCGAAGTTCGTCGTGAAAATAATCATAAAAATAACTTTGCTAAGTATGAGTGGCTGGCAGTATACAAAGCTTAGCGGATACCGCAAACACCATACCTATTCCCAGGCAGTCAGCATTTTCGCCAGTAACGCATCAAGCTGTTGCTGCTCCTCCTTTGACAACGCTGTAAGCTTGCGTTGATTGTTTCGGTGCAGCTCCTGAATAATTTCATCTATCAACACCCGGCCTGCCACTGTCAACTGCACCAGTTTGCTGCGTTTGTCTTCGGGATTATCCACCCGCTCAACCCACCCCGCCTTGGTTACCCGTGTCAGTACCTTGGTCAGTCCGCCAGAGCTCAGCAGCATCGAACTGTAGAGCTCGGTGGGCGACAGACAGAAAGGCTCGCCCCCTCTGCGAAGGGTTGCCAACACCCCGAAATCGGCACTTTGCAATGCGTATTGCTCAATCACCTGCGCCAAATCTTGCTGCAAATAGTCATGAAGACGGTGGATACGCAAAATCGGCGGGGAATGTTGCTCAAACGATTCGGGCCAATTTTGTTCGATATTTTTCAGAATATTAGCAACAGTTTCTTGCTTTGCCATCGTTCTACTCCTTCCTAACCCTCCAAATATATCTTGCTGGAAAGATAAATACCATATAATATCTTTCCAGAAAGATAAATAAGAGAGCTATATGAACAAACACATTCCTACATCTTTATTGTTATTACTCGCAGCCGTATTTGCCCTTTCCCCTTTCGCGATTGATAGCTACCTGCCTGCGATCCCCACCATTGCGGGGGATCTCGGCGTCAAGACGTCACTGGTCGCCGTGACTGTGAGTATTTATGTCCTCGGTATGGCCGTCGGCCAGTTAATTGGAGGTCCGTTGTCTGACAGGCTTGGCCGCAAACCCACCATGGTGGCTGGCCTGCTGCTGTTTGCTGCCGGAAGTTTCATGATGGCCGGTGTCGAATCACTGGAAATGCTATGGTCATGGCGTATCGTCCAGGCCCTCGGCGGGGGGATCGCCGTGGTCGGTGTACCGGCAACCATCCGCGACAATGCGGTCGGCAAAGAAGCGGCCCGATT
It contains:
- a CDS encoding MarR family transcriptional regulator (COG1846) — its product is MAKQETVANILKNIEQNWPESFEQHSPPILRIHRLHDYLQQDLAQVIEQYALQSADFGVLATLRRGGEPFCLSPTELYSSMLLSSGGLTKVLTRVTKAGWVERVDNPEDKRSKLVQLTVAGRVLIDEIIQELHRNNQRKLTALSKEEQQQLDALLAKMLTAWE
- a CDS encoding carbamate kinase (COG0549), with protein sequence MNKKRIVIALGGNAMLKRGEVLSAANQQRNINKAAELIKQLDQDYDVTIVHGNGPQVGLLALQNSAYSEVPAYPLDNLVAQTQGMLGYMLVQALTEQGMNEVSCLLTRVEVSASDPAFALPTKYIGPVYSPQDKAELEAQYGWQMKPDGQYIRRVVASPKPVQVLEASTIVSLLDQGKTVVCCGGGGMPVVQQQVGYKGVEAVIDKDSVAAMLAEQIGADYLMILTDADAVYQDWGTPNQRALRDVTVSQMRPFAAPDGAMGPKAEAVIQFVERTGQIAFIGALQDVEQILVGEKGTCVRPACTVVPDASLVV
- a CDS encoding hypothetical protein (COG3257): MGYLNNNTGYINDLLATRAVIKKNNFAILPPDGLVKNVLPGFENCDLTILSSPQLGASFVDYLVTLHDGGNNRCGFGGEEVETFFYVISGQVCVEADGQRHTLTTGGYIYCPPGTLLFMENANQGEDSQAFLYKRKYQAIAGYQPHLLVNHRDNLEKVHYEGMEDVIVEDLLPKDLGFDMNFHVLTFAPGACHGYIETHVQEHGAYILSGEGVYNLDNNWIPVKKGDYLFMAAYVPQACYATGRGEPLSYIYSKDCNRDIPL
- a CDS encoding peptidyl-prolyl cis-trans isomerase B (COG0652) codes for the protein MIIFTTNFGDIEIELDFDKAPVSSKNFLQYCKDGFYEGTIFHRVIDGFMIQGGGHEPGMKEKLTRDPIVNEANRGLKNKAGTIAMARTDAPHSATSQFFINLEDNDFLDFTATTNQGWGYAVFGKVTGGMMVVNNIGKALTMTRFGHEDVPLDDIIIEKVTIKE
- a CDS encoding Serine--pyruvate transaminase (COG0075), with the translated sequence MTINNALFETLNPPQRLLMGPGPINAYPRVHQALSNQLIGQYDPVMTEYMRQTQVLYRQVFHTQNPETLLIDGTARAGIEAVLVSILQPGDKVLIPVIGRFGHLLCEIAQRTGAEITTIDVEWGKVCDPQQIEDAIKQVKPKLLATVQGDTSTTMNQPLAEIGEICQRHDVLFYCDATASVAGNELLVDDWHLDAVSVGLQKCLGGPSGSAPLTLSPKFVEQINRRKHIEKGIRDPHHTDGIEAMIQSNYFDLPMILDYWGEERLNHHTEATSMLYAARECARLFLEEGPAKVIARHKQAGDAMAAGLQAMGLRLFGDQDYKMNNVVGVYIPDLVDGEKVRQELLTRFGIEIGTSFGPLKGRIWRIGTMGYNARQEAVLHTLAALEAVLFKHRAQIQLGTAVAAAMEYY
- a CDS encoding multicopy suppressor (COG0074), whose product is MIQAFLKKGCFQDSVSLMLISRQLSNGDNVEEVSVMMGTPANKSLLESTGLWHPLFDEATPNDICVAIHPNAESGDVSDEIAAQLDSALASIAQASAGGQRLDVVRRWQTALAKQPEANLALISVAGDYAADLADEALDNDLNVMMFSDNVPLESEVALKRKAAAKGLLVMGPDCGTAMVAGAPLAFANVLPKGPISIVGASGTGIQELASQVCLAGQGITHALGLGGRDLSADVGGASALSALAMMDNDQETEVVAFVSKPPAPEVEQAVIQAMKAMSKPVVALFLGTRREKARDGNVFFANSLAEAGRLAAMLANVRQYVPGCNKTAGKKILGLYTGGTLAAEAAMLTAEQLGLAVDDAHDQGVMLNDGGHLIIDLGDDHYTVGRPHPMIDPTTRTLEIEKRAVDEQVGVLLLDVVIGYGATADPAAALVEAVESAKSKRQSPLHVIATVTGTEADPQQRSQQIETLVEAGVAVVNTLEEAVLLSEALIEQQGTKAVEERPALLDGIRVVNVGLRSFADDLQSAATPVVHYQWAPIAGGNAKLASLLKQMQ
- a CDS encoding DNA-binding transcriptional activator AllS (COG0583); translation: MLDRETIRSFMKVAEYANFSKAAEVLHKTPAAISYRIKVLEDAVDTQLFIRTTRSVHLTEAGEHLLSQCQKWLDWMESMPDELRQIADGIERNINIVINNLLFDQHAVSQLILALHEAFPFTQINISSAVYMGVWDDLLNNDYHLAIGVPGLDTIDNTVKLSPLGKMSWTFTLTPKHPLATLNAPLKESQLRHHPAINIEDTSQHINKRTAWLLRDQKEIKVPDLSTKVACHINGAGIGFLPKNLANPLINEGLLIEKEVQWSRAPSPLSIGWRQDSTGEVTQWIIELFKKNDPIIQGFLKNIDQLHH